The Micromonospora krabiensis genome window below encodes:
- a CDS encoding SGNH/GDSL hydrolase family protein has product MPHRPLARALAALVALLTAAVGAVLTVPGSAQAAAVNYVALGDSYSSGVGAGPYDWSTCLRSQKSYAPLWAAAQGVTSFAFPACGGAVTADVINSQVNALSAGTTLVTITIGGNDAGFADVITSCRFGSTSTCTNAVNRARAFATATLPGRLDATYAAIRTRAPDARLIVLGYPRLFELNSCGWLAMSTYKRTILNDAADLLATVTAGRAAAAGATFVDTRPYFAGHGVCGADPWIHDVSGVIEAYHPDADGYRYGYLPALTAVTG; this is encoded by the coding sequence ATGCCCCACCGTCCGCTGGCCCGCGCCCTCGCCGCGCTGGTCGCCCTGCTCACCGCCGCCGTCGGCGCCGTCCTCACCGTTCCGGGTTCCGCGCAGGCCGCCGCCGTCAACTACGTCGCCCTCGGCGACTCGTACTCCTCCGGGGTCGGCGCCGGCCCGTACGACTGGTCCACCTGCCTGCGCAGTCAGAAGTCGTACGCCCCGCTCTGGGCCGCCGCCCAAGGGGTGACCAGCTTCGCGTTCCCCGCCTGCGGCGGCGCGGTGACCGCCGACGTCATCAACAGCCAGGTCAACGCGTTGAGCGCCGGCACCACCCTGGTCACCATCACCATCGGCGGGAACGACGCGGGCTTCGCCGACGTCATCACCAGTTGCCGCTTCGGCAGCACGTCGACCTGCACCAACGCCGTCAACCGGGCCCGGGCGTTCGCCACCGCCACCCTGCCCGGTCGCCTCGACGCCACGTACGCGGCCATCCGCACCCGCGCACCCGACGCGCGCCTGATCGTCCTCGGCTACCCCCGGCTGTTCGAGCTGAACTCCTGCGGCTGGCTGGCCATGAGCACCTACAAGCGGACCATCCTCAATGACGCCGCCGACCTGCTCGCCACGGTCACCGCCGGCCGGGCCGCGGCGGCCGGCGCCACCTTCGTCGACACCCGGCCCTACTTCGCCGGGCACGGGGTCTGCGGCGCCGACCCGTGGATCCACGACGTCTCCGGCGTCATCGAGGCGTACCACCCGGACGCCGACGGCTACCGCTACGGCTACCTGCCGGCGCTGACCGCCGTCACCGGCTGA
- a CDS encoding MFS transporter, translating into MATGATFAALRHRNYRIWAGAGFVSVIGTWMQVLGVNWYVLARTGSATSMGFAVLLQALPTLLLSVWGGALADRLRARPLLIAAQAAHAGLAAGLALVAVTGAGGLPAIYAISLATGAISAIEGPVMGRWASTLVDRETLGNALALGSLTNSAGRILGMSAGAVVVAAVGPALLFIINSASFVAVVAALFLVREGERHVGQAVTEPTTTRADRSIRAGFAYLRRQPVVLVALALSFVLGSLGRNYQVTMAAMSDGPLHAGASGYGLLSTVFAVGTVLGALVAARRRDLGYGVLVGAGLLASALQIVAGLAPGTVSFAAVILPIAAAAVVIDTTVGARAQLDTDYLMRGRVLAALAVTGSVSAAVGAPLLGWLSEHAGPRQTLVLAGATAAVATVAAAVALDRLRGGRLRHRVAQVVPVVRRPVGRLASTAVRAVGPAAARVRRPVPAVVPSVRPPRSPLPVARTGQVRRAAGRPVPPPARTPGPPHVRLPGHRPATTDPAAEATAGTPLTGCAVGGEAATRGPAER; encoded by the coding sequence GTGGCCACTGGTGCCACGTTCGCCGCGCTACGCCACCGGAACTACCGGATCTGGGCCGGTGCCGGGTTCGTGTCCGTCATCGGCACGTGGATGCAGGTGCTGGGCGTCAACTGGTACGTGCTGGCGCGTACCGGCTCGGCGACCTCGATGGGCTTCGCCGTGCTGCTCCAGGCCCTCCCCACCCTGCTGCTGAGCGTCTGGGGCGGCGCGCTCGCCGACCGCCTGCGGGCCCGGCCGCTGCTGATCGCCGCCCAGGCGGCCCACGCGGGACTCGCGGCGGGGCTCGCGCTGGTCGCCGTCACCGGGGCCGGTGGCCTTCCGGCGATCTACGCGATCTCGCTCGCGACCGGCGCGATCTCCGCCATCGAGGGACCGGTGATGGGCCGGTGGGCCTCCACGCTGGTGGACCGCGAGACCCTCGGCAACGCCTTGGCGCTGGGCTCGCTCACCAACTCCGCCGGTCGCATCCTCGGCATGAGCGCCGGCGCGGTGGTGGTCGCCGCCGTCGGTCCCGCGCTCCTGTTCATCATCAACTCGGCGAGCTTCGTCGCCGTCGTCGCCGCCCTGTTCCTGGTCCGCGAGGGGGAGCGGCACGTCGGGCAGGCGGTGACCGAGCCCACCACGACCCGTGCCGACCGCAGCATCCGGGCCGGCTTCGCCTACCTCCGGCGCCAACCGGTGGTGCTCGTCGCGTTGGCCCTGTCGTTCGTGCTGGGCAGCCTCGGCCGCAACTACCAGGTCACCATGGCCGCGATGAGCGACGGGCCGCTGCACGCCGGCGCCTCCGGCTACGGCCTGCTCTCCACCGTCTTCGCCGTCGGCACGGTGCTCGGCGCCCTCGTCGCCGCCCGTCGGCGGGACCTCGGCTACGGCGTCCTGGTCGGCGCCGGCCTGCTCGCGAGCGCGTTGCAGATCGTGGCCGGCCTGGCCCCCGGTACGGTGAGCTTCGCCGCGGTCATCCTGCCGATCGCCGCGGCCGCCGTGGTCATCGACACGACGGTCGGCGCCCGTGCCCAGCTCGACACCGACTACCTGATGCGCGGTCGGGTGCTGGCCGCCCTGGCGGTCACCGGCTCGGTCTCCGCCGCCGTCGGCGCGCCGCTGCTCGGCTGGCTCTCCGAGCACGCCGGGCCCCGCCAGACGCTGGTCCTGGCCGGCGCGACCGCGGCCGTCGCCACCGTGGCCGCCGCCGTCGCCCTGGACCGCCTGCGCGGCGGGCGGCTGCGGCACCGGGTGGCCCAGGTGGTGCCCGTGGTCCGGCGCCCGGTGGGCCGGCTCGCGTCGACCGCCGTCCGCGCGGTCGGCCCCGCCGCCGCGCGGGTCCGGCGCCCGGTGCCCGCGGTCGTGCCGTCGGTCCGGCCGCCCCGCAGCCCGCTACCCGTCGCCCGCACCGGACAGGTCCGCCGTGCCGCCGGTCGCCCCGTACCGCCACCGGCCCGCACCCCCGGCCCGCCGCACGTCCGGTTGCCCGGCCACCGGCCGGCGACGACCGATCCGGCGGCCGAGGCGACGGCGGGGACTCCGCTCACCGGCTGCGCGGTCGGCGGGGAGGCCGCGACCCGAGGACCGGCCGAGCGGTAG
- a CDS encoding FtsK/SpoIIIE domain-containing protein, whose protein sequence is MGRLASAYRQAVTAHQAARAHLDAARAGIGAEPPSSTPDGSPAAQTLVARLAEVGGALATPTPGATPVAVAPVPVRLGEASTPEGAFPVLVPLGAGHHLAVDTDARDPRVAGLLRALVLRLLATAPAGEVRVVGIDTAALGATFGPLRPLLDAGVLDPPATTPDEVAALLDAVERHARSAQHGTPGGTPLLLVVAAAAPPARELARLAALTHAGPAAAVCVLVAGHPAAGPGDPAPPLGATTAVRLTGPYAHVGDPPGAPFSADGGGLAAPVVPDGDPPAASVRALAEHLGAAVRRGDAVGFAELLPERRWAESAGNGLRTVVGRAGREPVTVAFDDATPHWLVGGRTGAGKTVFLLDVLYGLAARYSPAELQLYLLDFKEGVSFTEFVPTGRDPSWLPHARAVGIESDREYGVAVLRELRRELNRRATLLKRHGVTKLADLPRDTPVPRVVAVVDEFHVLLAGNDALARESVDLLEELARKGRSYGVHLVLASQSMTGIEALYGRAEAIFGQFALRVALPGGGGVLDQANGAAAALPIGAAVVNTAAGAVGADTVVRFPDAHAAAADLTRLRHQLWQARPAGARPPAVFRGYEAARLEDDPTYTGLRPGGRRPLALVGRTVDVHGSTAMFIMDTTPGRHLAVVGTSVAGADVLRAATLSLARQHAPGECRFLLAPLVAAADEVVDETEAVLIAAGHTVERLDAASLRARIATLATPGTGAPSPDPTVTDGSPPDAAIAPAGPTSPAGRTFLVGFGMDAASTVLGAPDPQTFRSGLDDLRALLHQGPGHGVHLLGWWRGLRRLADDLGGPQNRDDVACLVALNVPGSELGLHLGVHDLAYTPRPDRALLVDRHDQRTRLIVPFARDAHELAGEG, encoded by the coding sequence GTGGGCAGGCTCGCGTCGGCGTACCGGCAGGCCGTCACGGCGCACCAGGCCGCCCGGGCCCATCTCGACGCCGCCCGCGCCGGGATCGGCGCGGAACCCCCGTCGTCCACGCCGGACGGTTCACCCGCCGCGCAGACGCTGGTCGCCCGGCTCGCCGAGGTCGGTGGCGCGCTCGCCACCCCGACCCCGGGCGCCACCCCGGTCGCGGTCGCGCCGGTTCCGGTCCGGCTCGGCGAGGCGTCCACCCCGGAGGGCGCGTTCCCCGTGCTGGTGCCCCTCGGCGCCGGCCACCACCTGGCGGTGGACACCGACGCCCGCGACCCCCGGGTCGCCGGACTGCTGCGGGCGCTCGTGCTGCGGCTGCTCGCCACCGCGCCGGCCGGCGAGGTGCGGGTCGTCGGCATCGACACCGCCGCGCTCGGCGCCACCTTCGGGCCGCTGCGCCCCCTGCTCGACGCGGGCGTGCTCGACCCGCCCGCCACCACACCGGACGAGGTCGCCGCCCTGCTCGACGCCGTCGAACGGCACGCCCGGTCGGCGCAGCACGGCACTCCCGGCGGCACACCCCTGCTGTTGGTCGTCGCGGCGGCGGCCCCGCCGGCGCGGGAGCTGGCCCGGCTGGCCGCGCTCACCCACGCCGGGCCGGCCGCCGCGGTCTGCGTCCTGGTCGCGGGCCACCCGGCCGCCGGTCCCGGCGACCCGGCGCCGCCGCTGGGCGCGACCACCGCGGTGCGGCTGACCGGGCCGTACGCGCACGTCGGCGACCCGCCCGGCGCCCCGTTCAGCGCCGACGGCGGCGGTCTCGCCGCCCCCGTGGTGCCCGACGGCGACCCGCCGGCCGCCTCGGTACGGGCGCTCGCCGAGCACCTCGGCGCCGCCGTGCGACGCGGCGACGCGGTGGGCTTCGCCGAGCTGCTGCCCGAGCGGCGGTGGGCGGAGTCGGCGGGCAACGGCCTGCGTACGGTGGTCGGCCGGGCGGGCCGCGAGCCGGTCACCGTCGCCTTCGACGACGCCACCCCGCACTGGCTCGTCGGGGGACGCACCGGCGCCGGTAAGACCGTCTTCCTGCTCGACGTCCTCTACGGGCTGGCGGCCCGCTACTCGCCGGCCGAGCTGCAGCTCTACCTCCTCGACTTCAAGGAGGGGGTCAGCTTCACCGAGTTCGTGCCGACCGGTCGGGACCCGTCCTGGCTGCCGCACGCCCGGGCCGTCGGCATCGAGTCCGACCGCGAGTACGGCGTCGCCGTCCTCCGCGAGCTGCGCCGGGAGCTGAACCGCCGGGCCACCCTGCTGAAACGGCACGGCGTCACGAAGCTCGCCGACCTGCCCCGGGACACCCCGGTACCGCGCGTCGTGGCCGTCGTCGACGAGTTCCACGTGCTGCTCGCCGGCAACGACGCGCTGGCCCGCGAGTCGGTCGACCTGCTGGAGGAGTTGGCCCGCAAGGGCCGCTCGTACGGGGTGCACCTGGTGCTGGCCAGTCAGAGCATGACCGGCATCGAGGCGCTCTACGGCCGCGCCGAGGCGATCTTCGGGCAGTTCGCGCTGCGCGTCGCGTTGCCCGGCGGCGGGGGAGTGCTCGACCAGGCCAACGGCGCCGCCGCGGCGCTGCCGATCGGCGCGGCCGTGGTCAACACCGCCGCCGGCGCGGTCGGCGCGGACACCGTCGTCCGCTTCCCCGACGCGCACGCGGCGGCGGCGGACCTGACCCGACTGCGGCACCAGCTGTGGCAGGCCCGGCCGGCGGGCGCCCGCCCGCCCGCGGTCTTCCGGGGCTACGAGGCGGCGCGGCTGGAGGACGACCCCACCTACACCGGTCTGCGACCGGGCGGGCGCCGCCCGCTGGCCCTGGTCGGCCGGACCGTCGACGTCCACGGCAGCACCGCGATGTTCATCATGGACACCACGCCCGGCCGGCACCTCGCGGTGGTCGGCACCTCGGTCGCCGGTGCCGACGTGCTCCGCGCGGCGACGCTGAGCCTGGCCCGGCAGCACGCGCCCGGCGAGTGCCGGTTCCTGCTCGCCCCGCTGGTCGCCGCCGCCGACGAGGTGGTCGACGAGACCGAGGCCGTGCTCATCGCCGCCGGGCACACCGTCGAGCGGCTGGACGCCGCGTCCCTGCGGGCCCGGATCGCCACGCTGGCCACGCCCGGCACCGGCGCGCCGTCGCCGGATCCGACGGTGACCGACGGGAGCCCACCGGACGCCGCGATCGCGCCGGCCGGGCCGACATCGCCGGCCGGCCGGACGTTCCTGGTCGGGTTCGGGATGGACGCCGCCTCGACGGTCCTCGGCGCGCCCGACCCGCAGACGTTCCGCTCGGGCCTGGACGACCTGCGCGCCCTGCTGCACCAGGGGCCGGGTCACGGCGTGCACCTGCTCGGCTGGTGGCGGGGGCTCCGGCGGCTCGCCGACGACCTCGGCGGCCCGCAGAACCGCGACGACGTCGCCTGCCTGGTCGCGCTCAACGTGCCCGGCTCCGAGCTGGGGCTGCATCTCGGCGTGCACG
- a CDS encoding glutamate synthase subunit beta: MPDPNGFLRYDRRLPARRPVPVRISDWREVYPPAGEELVREQATRCMDCGIPFCHDGCPLGNRIPDWNDLVRTGNWDAAVASLHATNNFPEFTGRLCPAPCEAACVLGIAGGDPVTIKQVEVEIADAAVARGGLRPQPVPAPTGRSVAVVGSGPAGLAAAQQLARAGHAVTVYERDDAIGGLLRYGIPDFKLEKGHIDRRVAQLAAEGVEFRTGVNVGVDVTADQLRARHDAVLLACGALQGRDTPETPGRQLRGVHQAMAHLVAANRVVAAAGEGRPALAVLPDGTPIDAAGRHVVIIGGGDTAADCLGVAHRQGAAGVHQLDLYPRPPAARDEERDPWPTWPWILRSYPAHEEGGERVFAVAVQEFVDDGTGQVRAVRIAEVTVEKQDGRRIVSVVPGTERELPADLVLLAIGFEGTEEQALLTQLGVSRNPRGAVDARPDWQTDADGVFVAGDMHRGASLIVWAIAEGRAAAAGIHAYLGGGTPLPAPVDPGAQPLAAR; encoded by the coding sequence GTGCCTGACCCGAACGGTTTCCTGCGCTACGACCGGCGGCTGCCGGCCCGCCGGCCGGTCCCCGTGCGGATCAGCGACTGGCGCGAGGTGTACCCCCCGGCCGGCGAGGAGCTGGTCCGCGAGCAGGCCACCCGGTGTATGGACTGCGGCATCCCGTTCTGCCACGACGGCTGTCCGCTGGGTAATCGCATCCCGGACTGGAACGACCTGGTCCGCACCGGCAACTGGGACGCGGCCGTGGCGTCGCTGCACGCCACGAACAACTTCCCCGAGTTCACCGGCCGGCTGTGCCCGGCGCCGTGCGAGGCGGCCTGCGTCCTCGGCATCGCCGGCGGCGACCCGGTCACCATCAAGCAGGTCGAGGTGGAGATCGCCGACGCCGCCGTCGCGCGGGGTGGGCTGCGGCCGCAGCCGGTGCCGGCGCCGACCGGTCGCTCGGTCGCCGTGGTGGGCTCCGGGCCCGCCGGTCTGGCCGCCGCGCAGCAACTGGCCCGCGCCGGGCACGCGGTGACGGTGTACGAGCGCGACGACGCGATCGGTGGCCTGCTCCGCTACGGCATCCCCGACTTCAAGCTGGAGAAGGGGCACATCGACCGGCGGGTGGCGCAGTTGGCGGCCGAGGGCGTCGAGTTCCGCACCGGGGTGAACGTCGGCGTCGACGTGACGGCCGACCAGCTGCGCGCCCGGCACGACGCGGTGCTGCTGGCCTGTGGCGCCCTCCAGGGCCGGGACACCCCGGAGACCCCGGGCCGGCAGCTGCGCGGTGTGCACCAGGCGATGGCCCACCTGGTGGCGGCCAACCGGGTCGTCGCGGCGGCCGGTGAGGGGCGGCCGGCGCTGGCCGTGCTGCCCGACGGCACGCCGATCGACGCCGCCGGCCGGCACGTGGTGATCATCGGGGGCGGCGACACCGCCGCGGACTGCCTCGGGGTGGCGCACCGGCAGGGCGCCGCCGGGGTCCATCAGCTCGACCTCTACCCGCGGCCGCCGGCGGCCCGCGACGAGGAGCGCGACCCGTGGCCCACCTGGCCGTGGATCCTGCGCAGCTACCCGGCGCACGAGGAGGGTGGCGAGCGGGTCTTCGCGGTCGCCGTGCAGGAGTTCGTCGACGACGGCACCGGCCAGGTGCGGGCGGTACGCATCGCCGAGGTGACCGTGGAGAAGCAGGACGGCCGGCGGATCGTTTCCGTGGTGCCCGGCACCGAACGGGAGCTGCCGGCCGACCTGGTGCTGCTCGCGATCGGCTTCGAGGGCACCGAGGAGCAGGCGCTGCTCACCCAGCTGGGGGTGTCCCGCAACCCACGCGGCGCGGTCGACGCCCGACCGGACTGGCAGACCGACGCCGACGGCGTGTTCGTCGCCGGGGACATGCACCGGGGCGCCTCGCTGATCGTCTGGGCGATCGCCGAGGGACGCGCGGCGGCGGCCGGCATCCACGCGTACCTCGGTGGTGGCACGCCGCTGCCGGCCCCGGTCGACCCGGGCGCCCAACCGCTCGCCGCCCGCTGA
- a CDS encoding M1 family metallopeptidase has translation MRRSLRAAIAVLTLTGAGTVATGAPGHAALPGWGRPTITTAAPQPGGPGLGDTYFPDYGNGGYDVAHYDVRLRYDPGSDRLSGTTTILARATQDLSRFNLDFLLDVESVRVNGWAATTTTDGVHELVVTPSRAITKGQDLTIVVRYAGVPSETLVGGYTGWTRTDDGALAVNEPESAWWWFPSNDHPLDKATYDISVSVPTGVEVISNGVQPRPPLAEAGNRTRWIWRTTSPTATYLAFLAIGQYDIVTDTAPNGQPVVNAYSTTLGELGPAARASIERTAEIVEWGAGLFGPYPFEAQGGVAGPVDGIGFALETQTRPVYGPGFWRRGANTSVVVHELAHQWFGDSVSVARWQDIWLNEGFASYAEWLWSEEQGEGTAQELFDFTYASYPEDSGFWQVRPGDPGPSSIFDDAVYDRGAMALHQLRLAVGDDAFFAILPAWAAEHRYGNGTIARFQALAERISGLDLDDLFTTWLFTAGRPDVSGSAARKAAPPVEPKSWAKIREAHRLLVR, from the coding sequence GTGCGACGAAGTCTCCGGGCGGCCATCGCCGTCCTGACCCTCACCGGCGCCGGCACCGTCGCCACCGGCGCCCCCGGCCACGCCGCCCTACCGGGCTGGGGCCGGCCGACCATCACCACCGCCGCACCGCAACCCGGCGGCCCGGGACTGGGCGACACCTACTTCCCGGACTACGGCAACGGCGGCTACGACGTCGCGCACTACGACGTCCGCCTGCGCTACGACCCCGGCAGCGACCGGCTCAGCGGCACCACCACGATCCTCGCCCGGGCCACCCAGGACCTCTCCCGGTTCAACCTGGACTTCCTGCTCGACGTCGAGTCGGTACGGGTCAACGGCTGGGCCGCCACCACGACCACCGACGGCGTGCACGAACTGGTGGTCACGCCGTCGCGCGCCATCACCAAGGGCCAGGACCTCACCATCGTGGTGCGTTACGCGGGCGTGCCGTCGGAGACCCTGGTCGGCGGCTACACCGGCTGGACCCGCACGGACGACGGCGCGCTGGCGGTAAACGAGCCGGAGTCCGCGTGGTGGTGGTTCCCCAGCAACGACCACCCGCTGGACAAGGCGACCTACGACATCTCGGTGTCGGTGCCGACCGGCGTCGAGGTGATCAGCAACGGGGTGCAGCCCCGGCCGCCGCTGGCCGAGGCGGGCAACCGCACCCGGTGGATCTGGCGGACCACCTCCCCCACCGCCACCTATCTCGCCTTCCTCGCCATCGGCCAGTACGACATCGTCACCGACACCGCCCCGAACGGGCAGCCGGTCGTCAACGCGTACAGCACGACGCTCGGCGAGCTGGGGCCGGCCGCGCGGGCCAGCATCGAACGCACGGCCGAGATCGTCGAGTGGGGGGCCGGGCTCTTCGGCCCGTACCCGTTCGAGGCGCAGGGCGGCGTCGCCGGGCCGGTCGACGGCATCGGTTTCGCGCTGGAGACGCAGACCCGGCCGGTCTACGGTCCGGGCTTCTGGCGCCGTGGCGCGAACACCTCGGTGGTCGTGCACGAGCTCGCCCACCAGTGGTTCGGCGACTCCGTGTCGGTGGCCCGCTGGCAGGACATCTGGCTCAACGAGGGCTTCGCCTCGTACGCCGAGTGGCTGTGGTCGGAGGAGCAGGGCGAGGGCACCGCACAGGAGCTGTTCGACTTCACGTACGCCAGCTACCCGGAGGACTCGGGCTTCTGGCAGGTGCGCCCAGGTGACCCGGGCCCGAGCAGCATCTTCGACGACGCCGTGTACGACCGGGGGGCCATGGCGCTGCACCAGCTGCGGCTGGCCGTCGGCGACGACGCGTTCTTCGCGATCCTGCCGGCCTGGGCCGCCGAGCACCGTTACGGCAACGGCACGATCGCGCGGTTCCAGGCCCTCGCCGAGCGGATCTCCGGGCTCGACCTGGACGACCTCTTCACCACCTGGCTGTTCACCGCCGGTCGTCCCGACGTGTCCGGGTCGGCGGCCCGCAAGGCCGCGCCGCCGGTGGAGCCGAAGTCGTGGGCGAAGATCCGCGAGGCGCACCGCCTCCTGGTCCGCTGA